The following coding sequences lie in one Bacteroidota bacterium genomic window:
- a CDS encoding MMPL family transporter, with protein MLRVADFLLRFPRLAFGTLAVLSVAAMAYLAVGGIRFDYNLENFLPADDPKIQEYRAFTEVYEPDDAFIVVGFETEDVFSFGTLTDLRAMTTALEAIEGVEDVASATSLENLRGTPGGVEVAPLVGEIVDHPDSLRAVREAVLGDSLAAGYVVNEAGTATALFIRIDPALNSFATRGTIIGEAEAALAPLAERYDFRWSGYPYLRNAYVTLLQTEVVRSIGLASLVIILVLIWMFRNVRGVVLPLIVVWLGVLWTITAMMLFGSSIDVLTSTLAALILVVAVADSLHLLAKYYDGLGAGLDKREAIRQMAYRLGAATLLTSVTTAIGFGTLATSQVVPMKRFGAFTAIGVVLTFALSLVLITTVLLWTKPPTKEQIARLSLGGFNRFLAWVDGFTERRAKAILVASAVVCALSLLGASQLRVNSYINDDLGPRTQVYQDIRFFEENIVSPFRFEVVLTADEPDAFKDPALLQTVEAVERWLDAQPPVKRVVSPADLLKQLNRALRADSASAYRLPRSADLAAQYFFLLELTDEDALRRLVDFDYGEVRISAQMDDVGSAQIKTFQRDFDAFLAETLPPNVEATKTGTIALAAGLADYLVESLLLSLGLAFVFISILMGVLFRDAKLVLISLLPNIAPLVVIAGLMGVTGIEIKPATAVIFSIAFGIAIDDTIHMLARLRQELGAGAPFREALRSTILGTGKAVILTSIILFGGFIVLTTSVFQSTTYMGLLVSATVALAVLSDLFLLPALLHVVAPKAATADVDEAEQIAA; from the coding sequence ATGCTCCGCGTCGCCGACTTCCTCCTCCGCTTCCCGCGTCTCGCCTTCGGCACGCTCGCCGTGCTCTCGGTCGCCGCGATGGCCTACCTCGCGGTCGGCGGCATCCGGTTCGACTACAACCTGGAGAACTTCCTCCCGGCCGACGACCCGAAGATCCAGGAGTACCGCGCCTTCACCGAGGTCTACGAGCCCGACGACGCCTTCATCGTGGTCGGCTTCGAGACGGAGGACGTGTTCAGCTTCGGGACGCTGACCGACCTCCGGGCGATGACGACGGCACTCGAAGCCATCGAGGGCGTGGAGGACGTGGCGTCGGCGACCTCGCTCGAAAACCTGCGCGGGACGCCGGGCGGCGTCGAGGTCGCCCCGCTTGTCGGCGAAATCGTGGACCACCCGGACTCGTTGCGGGCCGTCCGCGAGGCCGTGCTCGGGGACTCGCTCGCGGCGGGCTACGTGGTCAACGAAGCCGGGACGGCGACGGCGCTTTTCATCCGCATCGACCCGGCGCTGAACTCGTTCGCCACGCGGGGCACGATCATCGGCGAGGCCGAGGCCGCCCTCGCGCCGCTCGCCGAGCGCTACGACTTCCGGTGGTCGGGCTACCCGTACCTCCGCAACGCCTACGTGACGCTCCTCCAGACGGAGGTCGTCCGGTCGATTGGCCTCGCGTCGCTCGTCATCATCCTCGTCCTGATCTGGATGTTCCGCAACGTGCGCGGCGTCGTGCTCCCGCTCATCGTGGTCTGGCTCGGGGTGCTGTGGACGATCACGGCGATGATGCTCTTCGGCTCGTCGATCGACGTACTGACGAGCACGCTCGCGGCACTCATCCTGGTGGTCGCGGTGGCCGACTCACTGCACCTCCTGGCGAAATACTACGACGGCCTCGGAGCCGGGCTGGACAAGCGCGAGGCGATCCGGCAGATGGCCTACCGCCTCGGCGCAGCAACGCTGCTCACGAGCGTCACGACCGCCATCGGCTTCGGCACGCTCGCCACGAGCCAGGTGGTCCCGATGAAGCGCTTCGGCGCGTTCACCGCGATTGGGGTCGTGCTGACGTTCGCGCTCTCGCTGGTGCTCATCACGACGGTCCTGCTCTGGACGAAGCCGCCGACGAAGGAGCAGATCGCCCGCCTCAGCCTGGGCGGTTTCAACCGGTTTCTGGCGTGGGTGGACGGCTTCACCGAGCGCCGGGCGAAGGCGATCCTCGTGGCGAGCGCCGTCGTGTGCGCCCTGAGCCTCCTCGGCGCGTCGCAGCTCCGGGTCAACTCGTACATCAACGACGACCTCGGCCCGCGCACGCAGGTCTACCAGGACATCCGGTTCTTCGAGGAGAACATCGTCTCGCCGTTCCGCTTCGAGGTCGTGCTGACGGCCGACGAGCCGGACGCGTTCAAGGACCCCGCGCTGCTGCAGACCGTCGAGGCCGTCGAGCGCTGGCTCGACGCGCAGCCGCCGGTCAAGCGGGTCGTCTCCCCGGCCGACCTCCTCAAGCAGCTCAACCGCGCCCTCCGCGCCGACTCCGCCTCGGCCTACCGCCTGCCCCGGAGTGCCGACCTCGCCGCGCAGTACTTCTTCCTCCTCGAACTGACCGACGAGGACGCCCTCCGCCGGCTCGTGGACTTCGACTACGGCGAGGTCCGCATCAGCGCGCAGATGGACGACGTCGGCTCTGCCCAGATCAAGACCTTCCAGCGCGACTTCGACGCCTTCCTCGCCGAGACGCTGCCGCCGAACGTGGAGGCGACGAAGACCGGGACGATCGCCCTCGCCGCCGGGCTGGCCGACTACCTCGTCGAGAGCCTCCTGCTCTCGCTCGGCCTCGCGTTCGTGTTCATCTCGATCCTGATGGGAGTGCTGTTCCGCGACGCCAAGCTGGTGCTGATCTCGCTGCTCCCGAACATTGCGCCGCTCGTCGTGATCGCCGGGCTGATGGGCGTCACCGGGATCGAGATCAAGCCCGCGACGGCCGTCATCTTCTCGATTGCCTTCGGGATCGCGATCGACGACACGATCCACATGCTGGCTCGGCTCCGGCAGGAACTCGGGGCCGGCGCTCCGTTCCGCGAGGCGCTCCGCTCGACGATCCTCGGGACCGGCAAGGCGGTGATCCTGACCTCGATCATCCTCTTCGGCGGCTTCATCGTGCTCACGACGAGCGTCTTTCAGAGCACGACCTACATGGGTCTCCTCGTCTCGGCGACGGTCGCGCTCGCGGTGCTTTCGGACCTCTTCCTGCTCCCGGCGCTGCTCCACGTCGTCGCTCCGAAGGCGGCGACGGCGGACGTGGACGAGGCGGAGCAGATCGCGGCGTGA
- a CDS encoding MogA/MoaB family molybdenum cofactor biosynthesis protein, translating to MSYAEHKQKSKDTPVTCAVLTVSDTRTPDTDASGALLRKRLGDAGHEVTHYAIVPDDAGAIRAQLAAWGGEVEVVVTTGGTGIARRDTTVEVAEALFEKTIPGFGELFRMLSFEEIGAGAMLSRAAAGVYGDAPTLLFCCPGSRNAVALAADRLIVPELRHLVWEIVRQQTSGG from the coding sequence GTGAGCTACGCCGAGCACAAGCAGAAGTCGAAAGACACGCCCGTCACCTGCGCCGTCCTCACGGTCTCCGACACGCGCACGCCCGACACCGACGCGAGCGGCGCGCTCCTCCGCAAGCGGCTCGGCGATGCCGGGCACGAGGTTACGCACTACGCCATTGTCCCCGACGACGCCGGGGCGATCCGGGCGCAGCTAGCGGCGTGGGGGGGCGAAGTCGAGGTCGTCGTCACGACGGGCGGGACGGGAATTGCACGGCGCGACACGACGGTCGAGGTCGCCGAGGCGTTGTTCGAGAAGACGATCCCCGGCTTCGGCGAGCTGTTTCGGATGCTGTCGTTTGAGGAGATCGGCGCGGGGGCGATGCTCTCGCGGGCGGCGGCCGGGGTCTACGGCGACGCACCGACGCTGCTGTTCTGCTGCCCTGGCTCCCGGAACGCCGTCGCCCTCGCCGCCGACCGGCTGATCGTCCCCGAGCTTCGGCACCTCGTCTGGGAGATCGTGCGGCAGCAGACGTCGGGGGGCTAG
- a CDS encoding T9SS type A sorting domain-containing protein has protein sequence MARFATLALLLILSAPVLAQTPGNCAPGTASADLDISDVRATLMTNGNLFYGETEDGFVQNAYVVPKESTGTTAIFAANLWVGGLVEDDLRVAAATFVDFEFWPGPLGDDATLPDPDDCSAFDRIWVVSTLDVAAYDDTGVATADLAEWPVELGAEVVDGDGIEGNYDLAGGDRPRIYGSQTAFWVMNDVGNEHVRTGSDPIGLEMQVTAFAVSSTDDAFNQATFYRVRLVNRNTLALEDARFSIFADTDLGDTSDEYEGVDTTRGLGYYYNASETDSRYGVPPAAGFDFLGDGLSATRYAINSGFSPTNDPRTKEQIYNAQLGLWNDGTPQTALGDGYKTGGPETVWAFAGDPVTATCWSNTNNCAGEANLAGNHRLIPTAPAFSLQPGEARTFDVAFLFAQGSSNLDSVTELRAASDRVQDAYDDGSLFDTRFPVASEDDTTSPTASRLGTLYPNPFSASATVPFELGEAGPARLSVVDVLGREVAVLHEGALAAGAHRAVLSGSRLASGVYLVVLEAGGRRQAAEVLRMR, from the coding sequence ATGGCTCGCTTTGCTACGCTCGCGCTCCTCCTCATCCTCTCCGCGCCCGTCCTCGCCCAGACACCTGGGAACTGCGCGCCCGGCACCGCTTCTGCCGACCTCGACATCAGCGACGTGCGCGCGACGCTGATGACCAACGGCAACTTGTTTTACGGGGAGACGGAGGACGGCTTCGTCCAAAACGCTTACGTCGTCCCGAAGGAGTCGACGGGCACCACAGCGATCTTCGCTGCCAACCTCTGGGTAGGCGGCCTGGTCGAGGACGACTTGCGCGTTGCGGCGGCGACGTTCGTGGACTTCGAGTTCTGGCCCGGCCCGCTCGGCGACGATGCCACGCTCCCCGATCCCGACGACTGCTCGGCCTTCGACCGCATCTGGGTTGTGAGCACGCTCGACGTAGCCGCCTACGACGACACGGGCGTCGCCACAGCCGACCTCGCCGAGTGGCCGGTCGAACTCGGGGCCGAGGTGGTAGACGGCGACGGGATCGAGGGCAACTACGACCTCGCCGGCGGCGACCGGCCGCGCATCTACGGGAGCCAGACCGCGTTCTGGGTGATGAACGACGTCGGCAACGAGCACGTCCGCACCGGCTCCGATCCCATCGGCCTGGAGATGCAGGTCACCGCGTTCGCCGTGTCGAGCACGGACGACGCCTTCAATCAGGCGACCTTCTACCGCGTCCGACTCGTCAACCGCAACACGCTCGCGCTCGAAGACGCCCGCTTCTCCATCTTCGCCGACACCGATCTCGGCGATACAAGCGATGAATACGAGGGGGTGGACACGACGCGGGGGCTGGGCTACTACTATAACGCGTCCGAGACCGATTCTCGTTACGGCGTCCCGCCCGCTGCTGGGTTTGACTTCCTCGGCGACGGCCTCAGCGCCACGCGCTACGCCATTAACAGTGGGTTCTCTCCCACGAACGATCCCAGGACCAAAGAGCAGATCTACAACGCGCAACTCGGCCTGTGGAACGACGGCACGCCGCAGACTGCCCTCGGCGACGGGTACAAAACCGGTGGTCCAGAGACAGTCTGGGCCTTTGCCGGCGACCCCGTGACCGCGACGTGCTGGAGCAACACGAACAACTGCGCAGGCGAGGCCAACCTTGCGGGTAACCACCGCCTCATCCCGACCGCTCCTGCGTTCTCGCTCCAGCCCGGCGAGGCCCGCACCTTCGACGTGGCCTTCCTCTTCGCGCAGGGCTCCAGCAACCTCGACTCGGTCACCGAACTGCGCGCTGCGAGCGACCGCGTCCAAGACGCCTACGACGACGGCTCGCTCTTCGACACGCGCTTCCCGGTAGCAAGCGAAGACGATACCACGAGCCCCACAGCGAGCCGACTCGGCACGCTCTACCCGAACCCCTTCAGCGCCTCAGCGACGGTGCCGTTCGAACTCGGCGAGGCGGGGCCCGCTCGGCTCTCGGTCGTGGACGTGCTCGGGCGTGAGGTGGCGGTGCTGCACGAGGGCGCGCTGGCGGCGGGCGCGCACCGCGCCGTGCTCAGCGGGTCGCGCCTGGCGTCGGGGGTGTACCTCGTGGTACTGGAGGCGGGCGGGCGGCGGCAGGCGGCAGAAGTGCTCAGGATGCGATAG
- a CDS encoding T9SS type A sorting domain-containing protein — protein sequence MLRHLVLALAFLLAVPALAQVPGTCALGTAERALDVSRVYARLFNTGSLFFGSSTTNGTGYIVPIQAAASPVFAAGIWVGGLVGGDLRVAGARYEDFEFWPGPLDDEATLPDPDDCSAFDRIWLVSAGDLARYEATGEATDDLAAWPVGLGAETVDAGGNPVVPTSREQIVDLAAGERPVVFGSQTAFWVMNDVGNVHLSSQTEPIGLEVQATAFAVASREAVLDRATFYRYRLVNRNALPFEEARFGFWQDPDLGDASDDFAGVDTTRSLGFVYNADAFDEPPFGYGEQPPAFGVDFLDGLEVFSSCGNVSPFDPPLSGFGSYNCLRGLWRDGTPITENGTGYMTDGPVTTFAYPGDPVTQQFWSEENSGIDRPTGGDRRSISASPAFTLAPGETRDFHLALVFGQGTDRLDSVTELRTASDLVQAAYNDGSLFDTVLPDSPVVLAAPRLIGPEDGATVVDVSPRLAWGAVAGAVYYRVELSRSPDFAEREVIFTTEPGAAVPLNLLSLNALTGYVWRVRAGDAADGISPFSETRSFEFYRYLFDDFGRGVGIIETASPNTEVCPDADDPGCAAGYPGNTVWLSPNASADYVVTNSDNDLFDLLQNGDTIDGDNFEMRFMDACASAGACLGIYAGAAPAGNDLIVSVPFELWNTGAKENGETPVRMIPIVRPLRDTELSADWADTFPGVQDVVVDGEELEPPVTHRVLGMMPDRETGYALFEAAANGFGGPGATYDPEADGDTQEDIYTDPFTGATSPCRSQNYYVDFCYRDGNDRFVAPLGGLDGIQLADLAGDGSTPPAGTVIRFDANERLLPVDAEDDVPAQPAAFALGAAYPNPFRSSATVPFELGEAGRVRLAVLDVLGREVAVLHEGVLAAGAHRATLDGSRLASGVYLVVLEAGGQRQATRVLLLR from the coding sequence ATGCTCCGGCACCTTGTTCTCGCGCTGGCATTTCTCCTTGCCGTCCCGGCCCTTGCTCAGGTGCCGGGCACCTGCGCCCTCGGCACTGCAGAGCGAGCGCTCGACGTCAGCCGCGTCTACGCCAGGCTCTTCAACACGGGTAGTCTCTTCTTCGGCAGCTCGACCACCAACGGCACTGGCTACATCGTCCCGATCCAGGCAGCAGCGTCTCCGGTCTTCGCCGCCGGGATCTGGGTGGGCGGCCTCGTCGGCGGCGACCTCCGCGTGGCAGGTGCGCGCTACGAAGACTTCGAGTTCTGGCCCGGACCGCTCGACGACGAAGCGACGCTCCCCGACCCCGATGACTGCTCGGCCTTCGACCGCATCTGGCTTGTCAGCGCCGGAGACCTCGCCCGCTACGAGGCCACCGGCGAGGCAACGGATGACCTCGCGGCATGGCCCGTCGGCCTGGGAGCCGAGACCGTGGACGCGGGCGGCAACCCGGTGGTGCCGACGAGCCGGGAGCAGATCGTGGACCTCGCGGCCGGCGAGCGGCCGGTCGTCTTCGGGAGCCAGACAGCGTTCTGGGTGATGAACGACGTGGGCAACGTCCACCTGTCCTCGCAGACCGAGCCGATTGGGCTGGAGGTGCAGGCGACGGCGTTCGCCGTAGCGAGCCGGGAGGCCGTGCTGGACCGGGCGACGTTCTACCGTTACCGGCTCGTTAACCGCAACGCGCTGCCGTTTGAAGAGGCTCGCTTCGGGTTCTGGCAGGACCCCGACCTCGGCGACGCAAGCGACGACTTCGCAGGGGTGGACACAACGCGCAGCCTCGGTTTCGTCTACAACGCTGATGCGTTCGACGAACCCCCGTTTGGCTACGGTGAGCAGCCGCCCGCCTTCGGCGTAGACTTCCTGGACGGCCTCGAGGTCTTTAGCTCGTGCGGGAACGTCAGTCCGTTCGACCCGCCGCTGTCAGGATTTGGCAGTTATAACTGCCTGCGTGGTTTGTGGCGCGACGGCACGCCGATCACCGAAAACGGCACCGGCTATATGACCGACGGGCCTGTTACCACCTTTGCCTATCCCGGCGATCCGGTGACGCAGCAGTTTTGGAGCGAAGAAAACTCCGGGATTGACCGTCCGACTGGGGGCGACCGCCGCTCTATCTCGGCCTCGCCCGCCTTCACGCTCGCTCCGGGCGAAACCAGAGACTTCCACCTCGCCCTCGTCTTCGGTCAGGGCACGGACCGGCTCGACTCCGTCACCGAACTGCGCACTGCGTCCGACCTCGTCCAGGCCGCCTACAACGACGGTTCGCTCTTCGATACCGTCCTCCCCGACTCGCCCGTCGTGCTCGCGGCCCCTCGGCTCATCGGCCCGGAGGACGGCGCGACGGTGGTGGACGTGAGCCCTCGCCTCGCATGGGGCGCCGTCGCCGGAGCCGTCTACTACCGCGTCGAGCTCAGCCGCAGTCCTGACTTCGCCGAGCGCGAGGTGATCTTCACGACCGAGCCGGGTGCCGCGGTACCGCTGAATCTGCTCTCCTTGAACGCCTTGACGGGCTACGTCTGGCGCGTGCGCGCCGGAGACGCCGCCGACGGCATCAGCCCGTTTTCCGAGACGCGCTCGTTCGAGTTCTACCGCTACCTCTTCGACGACTTCGGCCGTGGCGTTGGCATCATCGAGACGGCGAGCCCAAACACCGAGGTCTGTCCCGACGCGGACGATCCCGGCTGCGCCGCCGGCTACCCCGGCAACACCGTCTGGCTCAGTCCCAACGCGAGCGCCGACTACGTCGTCACCAATTCCGACAACGACCTCTTCGACCTCCTCCAGAACGGTGACACCATCGACGGCGACAACTTCGAGATGCGTTTCATGGACGCCTGCGCCTCGGCAGGGGCCTGCCTCGGGATCTACGCTGGCGCAGCGCCTGCCGGCAACGACCTGATCGTGAGCGTGCCGTTCGAGCTGTGGAACACAGGGGCGAAGGAAAATGGCGAGACCCCGGTGCGCATGATCCCCATCGTCCGGCCGCTTAGGGACACGGAGCTTTCCGCCGACTGGGCCGACACGTTCCCCGGCGTCCAGGATGTCGTGGTGGACGGCGAGGAGCTAGAGCCTCCTGTGACGCACCGTGTACTTGGGATGATGCCGGACCGGGAGACCGGTTATGCGCTCTTCGAGGCCGCCGCGAATGGCTTCGGCGGGCCGGGCGCGACCTACGACCCCGAGGCCGACGGCGACACGCAGGAAGACATCTACACCGATCCCTTCACGGGAGCCACCTCGCCCTGCCGGAGCCAGAACTACTACGTCGACTTCTGCTACCGCGACGGCAACGATCGCTTCGTCGCTCCGCTCGGCGGCCTCGACGGAATACAGCTTGCCGACCTCGCGGGCGACGGCAGCACACCGCCCGCCGGCACCGTGATCCGCTTCGACGCCAACGAGCGCCTCCTCCCCGTCGACGCCGAGGACGACGTCCCAGCGCAGCCAGCGGCCTTCGCGCTCGGCGCGGCCTACCCGAACCCGTTCCGGTCGTCGGCGACGGTGCCGTTCGAACTCGGCGAGGCAGGGCGGGTCCGGCTGGCGGTGCTCGACGTGCTCGGGC